The Proteiniborus sp. DW1 sequence TGATAGCTTAGCTAAGGTAACATTAGCTGTGAAGGAAAAAGTTGACGAAATGCTAAATAAGGGTATGGCACATCCTACAGAGTTTGAGATAGTAACTGCCATAGCTATGCAATATTATAAGGAAGAAAAAGCTGATTTTGTCGTTCTTGAGGTAGGCCTTGGAGGTAGGTATGATTCTACAAATGTAATAAAAAATTCTATAGCATCAGTAATTACAACTATTTCAATGGATCATACAGATATACTAGGTGATACCCTAGGTAAAATCGCTTATGAAAAAGCTGGGATAATCAAAGATAATGGATTTGCTATTTGCTATCCCCAAGACAAGGAAGCAGAGGACGTTATACTAGAGGTTGCAAAAGAGAAGAATGCTAAGTTAACATTTGTACCTACAGAAAACTTAGAAGTTATAGAAACTACTGAATTTGGAAGCAAGTTTAATTTTGAATATAAAAATACTAAAATGTCTGATTTGGAAATAGGGCTTATTGGAACACATCAAGCACAGAATGCAGCTACTGCTTTGACAGCTGTATTAGCTCTTAGAGATGAAGGGTATTTATCCATATCAGATGATGCCATAAGAAGGGGCTTAAAGCAAACAAAATGGAGTGGAAGGCTAGAAGTACTAAGAAGAAATCCTACATTCCTCATAGATGGAGCCCACAATATTCAAGGTATACAAGCACTTAAAAAGACTGTAAACAGTATATTTAAATATGATAAGCTCATATTAGGTGTGGCTATACTATCAGATAAAGATGTTGATCATATGATAGAAGAACTAGTTCCTATTGCAGACAAGATAGTAGTTACGGAGGCAAATATA is a genomic window containing:
- a CDS encoding folylpolyglutamate synthase/dihydrofolate synthase family protein, giving the protein MNYREALEYIHGTKKFGSKLGLHNISELLELLGNPQNDLKFIHVAGTNGKGSTSSFIANILIEGGYKVGLFTSPYLEVFNERMRINNQDISDDSLAKVTLAVKEKVDEMLNKGMAHPTEFEIVTAIAMQYYKEEKADFVVLEVGLGGRYDSTNVIKNSIASVITTISMDHTDILGDTLGKIAYEKAGIIKDNGFAICYPQDKEAEDVILEVAKEKNAKLTFVPTENLEVIETTEFGSKFNFEYKNTKMSDLEIGLIGTHQAQNAATALTAVLALRDEGYLSISDDAIRRGLKQTKWSGRLEVLRRNPTFLIDGAHNIQGIQALKKTVNSIFKYDKLILGVAILSDKDVDHMIEELVPIADKIVVTEANIFRAMKAEDLAAKIEKYNNNIIIESNIEKAVQKTFEIANENDLIVFSGSLYLIGDVRTVVNKMN